The Herbaspirillum sp. RTI4 genome has a segment encoding these proteins:
- a CDS encoding DUF4118 domain-containing protein has protein sequence MSSITFRNAKRWRPTGFLPVIICACGFTVAFAIRFALSPFVGESLSMLFFWLNCIVMSFLFGYAYSLVLLSISLPTALFFFRQPYYAVSDMTHADYFLIIMYSVTCILTTIIIEWLQRERYVAKLQQRVSETRYQLLIESDQARRAEYAKQFINVSEATNSPDTRIIPKEANQG, from the coding sequence ATGAGCTCCATCACATTTAGAAATGCGAAACGCTGGCGACCAACCGGCTTTCTGCCGGTTATCATATGCGCTTGCGGTTTCACCGTCGCGTTTGCCATTCGTTTCGCTCTCTCGCCTTTTGTAGGAGAGTCACTTTCGATGCTGTTTTTTTGGCTCAACTGCATCGTCATGAGCTTTTTGTTTGGCTACGCTTATTCGCTGGTGTTGCTGTCGATCAGCCTTCCTACCGCCCTGTTTTTTTTCCGCCAGCCTTATTACGCAGTCAGTGACATGACGCATGCTGATTATTTCCTGATCATCATGTACAGCGTCACTTGCATTCTTACCACCATCATTATTGAATGGTTGCAGCGAGAACGCTACGTTGCCAAACTTCAGCAACGGGTGTCAGAAACGCGCTACCAATTGCTCATTGAGTCGGATCAGGCCAGACGGGCTGAATATGCAAAGCAATTTATCAACGTCAGCGAAGCGACAAATTCCCCCGATACAAGAATAATCCCCAAAGAAGCTAATCAGGGGTAA
- a CDS encoding sensor domain-containing diguanylate cyclase — translation MTNLHQTPQKNTVLGHRLPLMSLAISFVLLACCSLIVINGWLSWNGRQHKLQDAEKTAVNLSSALSQQADDTFSKIDTVLATIVQRWEGDNETPHFMLYPWLASIVSQVPELESLFLFDENGNILLSSMDDVWRPSNPIDLPYLNYHRSQSTRSPRIGLPMRSRQSHDWVIPVSRRLNNPDGSFDGMVVAFLKASAFSQYYGSFDIGRQGVILLSLDDGMPLLRQPFLSSASSQTELGVSLSDYPLPSNSNGILRAVSPADKVERIIAYRHLPHYPLVVSTALSQDEVLDSWRADTLQLTLVLSLMSILLALLGLRMIRQIRKHARIEAELHTARSSLLRLNDALGKLALQDALTGLANRRQFDETLQKEFQRAIRDKTSLGMIMIDVDYFKQYNDLYGHPAGDECLRSIGNIIRMNRPGDLAARYGGEEFVVLLPGTDLAGTLTVANNIRNGVLNLRITHKGNGIGMVSASFGIHAITPAHNDSDPMQLLRQTDLALYTAKERGRNCVCAFDDKDTPSPDAKEN, via the coding sequence ATGACCAATCTGCATCAGACTCCACAAAAAAATACTGTACTCGGTCATCGCTTGCCTTTAATGTCGCTGGCGATATCCTTCGTCTTGCTGGCGTGTTGTTCTCTCATCGTTATTAACGGCTGGCTTTCATGGAATGGCAGACAGCACAAATTGCAAGATGCAGAAAAAACGGCGGTCAATCTCTCCAGCGCACTGAGCCAGCAAGCCGATGACACCTTCAGCAAAATCGATACGGTGCTGGCAACGATCGTGCAAAGATGGGAGGGCGACAATGAAACCCCACATTTCATGCTCTATCCCTGGCTGGCATCCATCGTTAGTCAGGTGCCAGAACTTGAGTCTCTTTTTCTGTTCGACGAAAACGGCAATATCCTGCTCAGTTCGATGGACGATGTTTGGCGGCCATCCAATCCCATCGACTTACCCTACCTGAACTACCATCGTTCGCAATCTACTCGCAGCCCGCGCATTGGATTGCCGATGCGTAGCCGCCAAAGCCACGACTGGGTCATCCCGGTTTCAAGACGCCTTAATAACCCCGATGGATCGTTCGACGGCATGGTGGTCGCTTTCCTGAAAGCAAGCGCTTTCTCCCAGTACTACGGCAGCTTCGATATCGGCCGCCAAGGCGTCATTCTGCTTTCGCTGGATGACGGCATGCCACTCCTTCGTCAACCTTTCCTCAGCAGCGCGAGCAGTCAGACCGAGCTGGGAGTTTCCTTGTCCGACTATCCATTACCATCCAATTCCAATGGAATACTGAGGGCCGTTTCACCCGCTGACAAGGTAGAAAGAATCATTGCGTATCGTCATTTGCCGCACTATCCCTTAGTCGTTTCCACGGCTCTTTCCCAGGATGAAGTTCTGGATTCATGGCGGGCCGATACCCTGCAACTGACGCTGGTACTTTCGCTGATGTCTATCCTGCTCGCACTACTGGGACTGCGCATGATCAGGCAGATTCGCAAACATGCGCGGATAGAAGCTGAATTGCATACAGCACGCAGCAGTTTGCTCAGACTCAATGACGCCCTCGGCAAACTCGCGCTACAGGATGCGCTGACGGGGCTGGCCAACCGTCGTCAGTTTGACGAAACACTGCAAAAAGAATTTCAGCGCGCCATCCGCGACAAGACCTCGCTGGGCATGATCATGATCGATGTCGATTACTTCAAGCAATACAATGACCTATACGGACATCCGGCTGGCGATGAGTGCCTGCGCAGCATCGGCAATATCATCCGAATGAATCGACCCGGTGATTTAGCGGCACGTTATGGAGGGGAAGAGTTTGTGGTGCTGCTGCCTGGCACCGATCTGGCCGGCACGCTGACGGTTGCCAACAATATCCGCAATGGCGTGCTGAATCTGCGCATCACGCACAAGGGAAACGGTATCGGCATGGTGAGCGCCAGTTTTGGCATTCATGCCATCACTCCGGCACACAATGACAGCGACCCGATGCAGTTGCTGAGACAGACCGATCTCGCCTTATACACTGCCAAGGAACGTGGCCGCAATTGTGTTTGCGCCTTCGACGACAAAGACACCCCTTCGCCCGACGCAAAAGAAAACTAA
- a CDS encoding GntR family transcriptional regulator yields the protein MSSIEFPTPFKLDRSRHASAQVFEHLRGMIISLAVAPGTVLPRTELAAYFDLSLTPIRDALMRLEEERLVDIFPQHATVVRPIDVVSARQSHFLRQSIELEVVHGLTLDIARHPDLLPRLEEALAQQQAALDAEDYDRFVLADQAFHRVMYEAAKVDSLFDLVRRHSGNLDRLRRLHVPIPGKALSILRDHAEIISAIATGDPLLAQATVRKHLSGTLAHLEDIRARHPEYLIDDTAATA from the coding sequence ATGAGCAGTATCGAATTCCCCACCCCTTTCAAGCTGGATCGTTCGCGCCATGCCTCAGCGCAGGTGTTTGAGCATTTGCGCGGGATGATTATTTCGCTGGCGGTGGCACCCGGCACGGTATTGCCGCGCACTGAACTGGCGGCGTATTTTGATTTGAGTCTGACCCCCATCCGCGATGCGCTGATGCGCCTGGAAGAGGAGCGGTTGGTGGATATTTTTCCTCAGCATGCGACGGTGGTGCGTCCGATTGATGTCGTCTCTGCCCGACAATCGCATTTTTTGCGGCAATCGATTGAGCTGGAAGTGGTGCATGGACTGACGCTCGATATTGCCAGGCACCCGGATTTATTACCTCGGCTGGAGGAGGCGCTTGCGCAGCAGCAAGCGGCGCTGGACGCGGAGGATTACGATCGCTTTGTCCTGGCGGATCAGGCCTTCCATAGGGTGATGTATGAGGCGGCGAAGGTGGATAGCTTGTTCGATCTGGTACGTCGCCATAGCGGTAATCTTGATCGCTTGCGGCGGCTGCATGTGCCGATTCCGGGCAAGGCTTTGTCGATTCTGCGCGATCATGCGGAAATTATCTCTGCCATCGCGACGGGCGATCCGCTGCTGGCGCAAGCGACTGTGCGCAAGCATCTGTCGGGCACGCTGGCGCATCTGGAGGATATCCGGGCGCGTCATCCTGAATATTTGATCGACGATACGGCTGCGACGGCCTAA